A window from Capricornis sumatraensis isolate serow.1 chromosome 5, serow.2, whole genome shotgun sequence encodes these proteins:
- the ASB10 gene encoding ankyrin repeat and SOCS box protein 10, translated as MPGNRSSPPQRGHSLGCLPSAPAGRVWGAWSHEAQERPGPPPLLCPDMALQNALYTGDLARLQELFPPHSTADLLLESRAAEPRWSSHQRGLWSLTYEEELTTPLHVAASRGHVEILRLLLRRRARPDSAPGGRTALHEACAAGHAACVHVLLVAGADPNIPDQDGRRPLHLCGGAGSLECADLLLRFGAKVDGRSEEEEETPLHVAARLGHVELADLLLRRGACPDARDAEGWTPLLAACDARCMSPADAEATTARCLQLCHLLLSAGADADAADQDRQRPLHLACRRGHADVVELLLARGVGANAMDYGGHTALHCALQGPAAALAQSPERTVRALLNHGAVRVWPGALPKVLERWCTSPRTIEVLMNTYSVVKLPEDAVGLVPPETLQKHHRFYSSLFALVRQPRSLQHLSRCALRAHLAACLPQALPRLPLPPRLLRYLQLDFEDVLY; from the exons ATGCCCGGGAACAGGAGCTCCCCACCCCAGCGGGGACACAGTCTGGGGTGCCTCCCCTCGGCCCCAGCCGGCCGGGTCTGGGGGGCCTGGTCCCACGAGGCCCAGGAGCGCCCTGGGCCCCCGCCACTGCTGTGCCCGGACATGGCGCTGCAGAACGCCCTGTACACGGGAGACCTGGCGCGACTGCAGGAGCTGTTCCCCCCGCATAGCACGGCCGACCTGCTGCTGGAGAGCCGGGCGGCGGAGCCTCGCTGGAGCAGCCACCAGAGGG GACTCTGGTCGCTGACCTACGAAGAGGAGCTGACCACCCCCCTGCACGTGGCGGCCAGCCGGGGCCACGTGGAAATCCTGCGGCTGCTGCTGAGGCGGCGGGCGAGGCCCGACAGTGCCCCTGGGGGCCGGACTGCCCTGCACGAGGCCTGTGCCGCGGGCCATGCTGCCTGCGTCCATGTGCTGCTGGTGGCGGGAGCCGACCCCAACATCCCTGACCAGGATGGGAGACGCCCCTTGCACCTCTGCGGGGGGGCTGGCAGCCTCGA GTGCGCCGATCTGCTCCTGAGGTTTGGGGCGAAAGTGGATGGTCGGtcggaggaggaagaggagacccCTCTGCATGTGGCCGCCCGGCTGGGCCACGTGGAGCTGGCGGACCTCCTCCTGAGACGCGGGGCCTGCCCCGATGCCCGCGATGCCGAAGGCTGGACCCCGCTGCTGGCTGCCTGTGACGCCCGCTGCATGTCCCCCGCCGACGCCGAGGCCACCACGGCCCGCTGTCTCCAGCTGTGCCACCTGCTCCTCTCCGCCGGGGCCGACGCCGACGCCGCCGACCAGGACAGGCAACGGCCCCTGCACTTGGCCTGTCGCCGCGGCCACGCGGACGTCGTGGAGCTGCTCCTGGCCCGCGGCGTCGGCGCCAACGCCATGGACTACGGGGGACACACGGCCCTGCACTGCGCGCTGCAGGGCCCCGCCGCGGCCCTGGCCCAGAGCCCGGAGCGCACGGTGCGCGCGCTGCTCAACCACGGGGCCGTCCGCGTGTGGCCAGGAGCTCTCCCCAAG GTGCTGGAGCGCTGGTGCACGTCCCCGCGGACCATTGAGGTCCTGATGAACACCTACAGTGTCGTGAAGCTTCCTGAGGACGCCGTGGGCCTGGTGCCTCCTGAAACTCTGCAG AAGCACCATCGTTTCTACTCCTCCCTCTTCGCCCTGGTGAGGCAGCCCAGATCCCTGCAGCATCTGAGCCGCTGTGCACTCCGTGCCCACCTGGCGGCCTGcctgccccaggccctgccccgCCTGCCCCTGCCGCCCCGCCTGCTCCGCTACCTGCAGCTGGATTTCGAGGATGTGCTCTACTAG